In bacterium, the following are encoded in one genomic region:
- a CDS encoding beta-galactosidase, with protein MKFLYALIASLPLAFSALSPTSPFGMGIYFGNRYSGDEMQKAAKMAKDIGVKWSREEFSWGVIQPEEGKWDYSRYDSAVATAYANGISLFGLLDYCAPWASTAPEGAEKAWFWLPRLEAWKNYVHTTVNRYKDKIKHWEIWNEPNIHVFWQPQPNPRDYFSLLQASYTTIKKVDPSAKVIGICTAGTDLDFIEKVLAEGGGKYMDIISVHPYRWPRSPEETGFLSELRNLKSLLQRYGLDIPIWITEIGWPTHDKGVSEEEQAKMLVRSYIIAIGSKLVEKVFWYDFRDDGTDTSDPEANFGIIKRDFTPKKAYQAYKTMTNLIEGKTPQGKVDLWDDNLWGFSFLKGKAYTLVLWAEKEEGTVNLQTKAKKVKVYDMYGKMKEITPREGKLLLNLSTQPIYVVDLDKIDVGSPPVQFLTSRFRATAGTENEISLLVENLFNKPAQGKVSLVIPEGWKVDPKVKEYKLPAGDYQYLSFKITPPMNARGEYPLKASLQTQDGIKAYATAKIQITQPISLAFKPVLSPTLSPSLELIIRNRTSQNLQGKLSISSSQLAIGEERDISLKPGDNSVSVPIQSKIEYDEPYSIKAALQVEGISFSLERMLTFYPCLKTTKAPVIDGQFSPGEWSDAIPIRLDMFAKKEGDWKGPDDLSATAYFLWDDEQAYFAMRVVDDVFHQPYLGGEIWKGDSIQIGLGLSPLEDIAGVYYAEGGVALTQRGKLLWVYHAPGIPYEGEIQEVNFAVGRQGNEIIYEAAIPYRSLNFPISSGAWIGLDIIVNDSDGQGRKSWMEWGGGLGREKNPRLFWDMIFIEKK; from the coding sequence ATGAAGTTTCTCTATGCTCTTATTGCCTCATTGCCTCTTGCTTTTTCCGCTCTCTCACCCACATCGCCCTTCGGTATGGGAATCTATTTCGGCAACCGCTACTCGGGCGATGAGATGCAAAAGGCTGCTAAGATGGCAAAGGATATAGGCGTGAAATGGTCAAGGGAGGAATTCTCCTGGGGTGTTATCCAGCCAGAGGAAGGGAAATGGGATTATAGCCGATATGATTCAGCGGTGGCAACCGCTTATGCTAACGGCATCTCCCTGTTTGGGCTTCTTGACTATTGTGCCCCTTGGGCAAGCACCGCTCCGGAGGGAGCGGAAAAAGCCTGGTTTTGGCTTCCCCGCCTTGAAGCTTGGAAGAACTATGTCCACACAACTGTTAATCGCTATAAGGACAAGATAAAACATTGGGAAATATGGAACGAGCCCAATATCCATGTTTTCTGGCAACCCCAACCCAACCCCCGTGATTATTTCTCCCTCCTACAAGCTTCTTATACTACAATCAAGAAGGTGGACCCGTCAGCTAAGGTCATAGGAATCTGCACCGCTGGCACTGATTTGGATTTCATAGAGAAGGTTTTGGCAGAGGGTGGAGGAAAATACATGGATATCATCTCCGTCCACCCTTATAGATGGCCTCGCTCCCCAGAGGAAACCGGCTTCCTCTCCGAGCTCAGGAACCTCAAATCGCTACTCCAAAGATACGGTCTTGATATTCCGATTTGGATAACGGAGATTGGCTGGCCAACTCACGATAAAGGTGTATCGGAGGAAGAGCAGGCGAAGATGCTTGTTCGCTCATATATCATCGCTATAGGTAGCAAGTTGGTGGAGAAAGTCTTCTGGTACGATTTTCGGGATGATGGAACGGATACATCCGACCCTGAGGCGAATTTCGGAATCATCAAGCGAGACTTTACCCCGAAGAAGGCTTATCAAGCCTATAAAACGATGACGAACCTCATTGAAGGAAAAACTCCCCAGGGTAAGGTTGACCTATGGGATGACAATCTCTGGGGCTTCTCTTTCTTAAAGGGTAAGGCTTACACCCTCGTACTATGGGCGGAAAAGGAAGAGGGAACCGTCAATCTACAGACAAAGGCGAAGAAGGTGAAGGTTTACGATATGTATGGGAAGATGAAGGAAATAACGCCAAGGGAGGGTAAACTCCTCTTAAATCTCTCCACTCAGCCAATTTATGTAGTGGACTTGGACAAGATAGATGTGGGAAGCCCACCAGTTCAATTCCTCACCTCCCGATTTAGAGCAACAGCGGGAACGGAGAATGAAATCTCACTCCTCGTGGAAAACCTCTTCAATAAGCCAGCGCAGGGAAAGGTTTCCCTTGTGATACCGGAGGGCTGGAAGGTTGACCCCAAAGTGAAGGAATATAAGCTTCCCGCCGGCGACTATCAATATCTGAGCTTCAAGATAACACCGCCTATGAATGCACGGGGAGAATACCCCCTGAAAGCCTCGCTTCAAACACAGGATGGAATAAAGGCATATGCCACTGCCAAAATACAAATTACCCAGCCTATATCCTTAGCCTTCAAGCCCGTCCTCTCTCCTACCCTTTCCCCAAGTTTAGAGCTTATTATAAGAAACAGAACCTCCCAAAACCTTCAGGGCAAGCTCTCCATTTCTTCCTCTCAGCTCGCTATCGGCGAGGAGAGAGATATATCCCTCAAGCCTGGTGATAACAGCGTATCGGTTCCCATCCAAAGCAAGATAGAATATGATGAGCCCTATAGCATAAAAGCCGCTCTCCAAGTGGAGGGAATCTCCTTCTCTCTTGAGCGGATGTTGACTTTCTATCCTTGCTTGAAGACGACCAAGGCGCCTGTGATAGACGGGCAATTCTCCCCCGGTGAGTGGAGCGATGCCATCCCCATTAGATTGGATATGTTCGCCAAGAAGGAAGGTGATTGGAAAGGTCCTGATGACCTATCCGCAACTGCCTATTTCCTCTGGGATGATGAACAAGCTTACTTCGCTATGAGGGTCGTTGACGATGTCTTCCATCAGCCATACTTGGGAGGAGAAATCTGGAAGGGTGATAGCATCCAGATTGGTCTCGGCTTATCACCTCTTGAGGACATTGCGGGGGTATATTATGCGGAAGGCGGTGTAGCACTGACCCAAAGAGGGAAGCTCTTATGGGTTTACCATGCGCCGGGAATTCCATATGAAGGAGAGATTCAGGAAGTCAACTTCGCCGTCGGTAGACAAGGAAACGAAATAATTTATGAAGCGGCTATCCCCTATCGCTCCCTCAACTTCCCAATCTCCTCCGGCGCCTGGATAGGCTTGGACATCATCGTGAACGATAGCGACGGACAAGGAAGAAAAAGCTGGATGGAATGGGGAGGTGGACTTGGGAGGGAAAAGAATCCTCGCCTCTTCTGGGATATGATTTTTATAGAGAAGAAATAG
- a CDS encoding dihydroorotase has translation MDILIKGGKVIDPSNEFLETADILIKEGKIQAIEKGIEANVPSYDASGKLVLPAFIDLHSHLREPGQEYKEDLTTGALAGVAGGFCALFTMPNTSPPLHSKSQIAYILRKAENLPLHVFPIGALTVDMKGEALTPIGELAEAGVKALSDDGMPIQDSGLLRNALLYAKMFSLTVMLHCEDKSLSEGGVANEGFTATRLGLRGIPKSAEEIGVARAIILSLETGCRVHICHISTKNSLALIRWGKKMGAPITCEVTPHHLVLTEEAVEGYDTRAKCNPPLRTEEDRKALIEGLLDGTIDCIATDHAPHSQEEWDVEFDLAPFGISGLETAFPLLYTKLVEEGGFPLELLVEKLTSAPARIMELNLGSLKIGEEANLTIIGTEPLKVDVKSFYSKGKNNPFDGWTLKGFPLLTICKGKITYERRNVL, from the coding sequence ATGGACATCTTGATAAAGGGCGGAAAAGTTATAGACCCTTCTAATGAATTCCTGGAAACCGCTGATATCCTGATTAAAGAGGGAAAAATCCAAGCAATTGAAAAGGGAATTGAAGCGAATGTTCCCTCTTATGACGCATCAGGGAAGCTTGTCCTTCCCGCTTTCATAGACCTTCATTCCCATCTACGAGAGCCGGGGCAGGAATATAAGGAAGACCTCACAACAGGAGCTCTCGCCGGCGTAGCGGGAGGCTTCTGCGCCCTCTTCACTATGCCTAATACCTCCCCTCCCCTTCACAGCAAGTCCCAAATAGCCTATATCCTTAGGAAAGCAGAAAACCTCCCCCTCCATGTATTCCCAATAGGAGCGCTCACGGTTGATATGAAAGGCGAAGCACTCACCCCAATCGGAGAATTAGCCGAGGCGGGAGTTAAAGCCCTCTCCGATGACGGAATGCCCATTCAAGATAGCGGTCTTCTACGGAATGCCCTGCTTTATGCAAAGATGTTCAGTCTAACAGTGATGCTTCATTGCGAGGATAAATCCCTCTCGGAGGGAGGAGTTGCCAACGAGGGCTTCACCGCAACAAGACTTGGACTGAGGGGAATACCGAAATCAGCTGAGGAAATCGGAGTTGCGAGGGCGATTATCCTTTCTCTGGAAACCGGCTGTAGAGTCCATATCTGCCATATCTCCACAAAGAATTCCCTTGCATTGATTAGATGGGGAAAGAAAATGGGAGCGCCCATAACCTGTGAGGTAACCCCTCATCACCTCGTCCTCACCGAGGAAGCGGTTGAGGGCTATGATACAAGAGCTAAATGTAATCCTCCCCTCAGAACGGAGGAAGACAGAAAAGCGTTGATTGAGGGGCTTCTGGACGGAACGATAGATTGCATAGCTACGGACCACGCTCCTCATTCACAAGAGGAGTGGGATGTCGAATTCGACCTCGCTCCCTTCGGAATTTCCGGCTTGGAAACAGCCTTTCCTCTTCTTTATACTAAATTAGTAGAGGAAGGAGGTTTTCCTTTGGAGTTACTCGTAGAGAAGCTGACATCCGCTCCCGCAAGGATTATGGAATTGAACCTCGGCTCTCTGAAAATAGGAGAGGAAGCCAACCTCACAATTATCGGGACAGAACCTTTGAAAGTTGATGTAAAAAGCTTCTACTCAAAAGGAAAGAACAACCCCTTTGATGGATGGACATTGAAAGGATTTCCTTTACTAACTATCTGTAAAGGTAAAATAACTTACGAAAGGAGGAATGTATTATGA
- a CDS encoding aspartate carbamoyltransferase catalytic subunit, whose amino-acid sequence MKHLIGLEHLSKEDIVALVDLGMRYRDWLEGEYRESKQPLSLLKGKRICLLFYEPSTRTRHSFELASRLLGGDVASFSLAVSSVQKGESFKDTLLTLESMGFDLFVIRHSISGACVYATKVLQRARVVNAGDGMHEHPSQTLLDLLTIKQAKGTIENLKIAIIGDILHSRVARSTIFAIKKLNGEIRLCAPPTLLPKDIEKFGVRIFYKIEEAISDVDVIYMLRIQRERQKEQFFPSIEEYSRLFSLTNSLLSLAPRAIVMHPGPVNRGVEIEGTVVDGEKSLILEQVRNGVAVRMAILHSLLGEK is encoded by the coding sequence ATGAAACACCTCATAGGTTTGGAACACTTATCCAAAGAAGATATCGTCGCCCTCGTTGACCTAGGGATGAGGTATAGAGATTGGTTGGAGGGAGAATACAGGGAGAGCAAACAACCCCTATCCCTTTTAAAGGGCAAGAGAATCTGCCTTCTATTTTACGAGCCATCCACCCGCACTCGTCATTCCTTTGAATTGGCGAGTCGTCTCCTTGGAGGAGATGTTGCGAGCTTCTCCTTAGCTGTCTCAAGCGTTCAGAAGGGCGAATCCTTCAAGGATACACTCTTAACGCTTGAGAGTATGGGCTTTGACCTATTCGTCATCCGCCATAGCATATCAGGTGCCTGCGTTTATGCTACGAAGGTTCTTCAAAGGGCAAGGGTTGTTAACGCGGGAGACGGTATGCACGAACATCCAAGCCAAACCTTGCTTGACCTCTTAACTATAAAGCAAGCGAAAGGAACGATAGAGAACTTGAAGATAGCGATAATAGGAGATATCCTCCACAGCAGGGTCGCTCGCTCCACCATCTTCGCCATTAAAAAACTCAACGGGGAAATTCGCCTCTGCGCTCCTCCCACTCTTCTCCCAAAAGATATAGAGAAATTCGGCGTGCGTATTTTCTACAAAATAGAGGAAGCGATAAGCGATGTTGATGTGATATATATGCTGAGGATACAGAGGGAAAGGCAAAAGGAGCAGTTCTTTCCCTCTATTGAGGAGTACTCTCGCCTATTTTCCCTTACCAATTCCCTCCTTTCACTTGCCCCAAGGGCAATAGTTATGCATCCCGGACCTGTCAATAGGGGAGTGGAAATTGAGGGAACCGTAGTTGATGGAGAAAAATCCCTTATCTTGGAACAGGTCAGGAACGGCGTGGCTGTGAGGATGGCGATTCTACATTCTCTTTTAGGTGAGAAGTAA
- the pyrR gene encoding bifunctional pyr operon transcriptional regulator/uracil phosphoribosyltransferase PyrR: MFQKRKLIMDEEDIRRCIIRLAHQIVEQNKGVEGIVIIGIKRRGIPLAHRLANFLKEIEGKDVPVGNLDITPYRDDIKEREQIPIGSEIPFSLEGKKVLLVDEVLFTGRTVRAAMDAIIDFGRPSAIQLAVLIDRGHRELPIRADFVGKNIPTSRKETVKVLWKELDGVDAVYIIEEAEK; encoded by the coding sequence ATGTTCCAAAAAAGAAAACTTATAATGGATGAGGAAGATATAAGAAGATGTATAATTCGCCTCGCCCACCAAATAGTGGAGCAGAATAAGGGCGTGGAGGGTATCGTCATTATCGGGATAAAAAGAAGGGGAATCCCCCTCGCTCACAGATTAGCCAATTTCCTAAAGGAAATAGAGGGGAAAGATGTCCCCGTGGGAAACCTTGACATCACCCCTTATAGGGACGATATAAAGGAAAGAGAGCAAATTCCCATCGGCTCTGAAATTCCCTTCTCCCTTGAGGGCAAGAAGGTGCTTTTGGTTGACGAGGTCCTCTTCACGGGAAGAACGGTGCGAGCAGCTATGGATGCGATAATAGACTTCGGCAGACCATCCGCCATTCAGCTTGCCGTCTTGATTGATAGAGGACATAGAGAGCTCCCTATTAGGGCGGATTTCGTGGGCAAGAACATCCCCACATCGCGAAAAGAAACGGTTAAAGTCCTGTGGAAAGAACTTGACGGCGTTGACGCCGTCTACATAATAGAAGAAGCGGAGAAATGA
- a CDS encoding Gfo/Idh/MocA family oxidoreductase — translation MKGKVGTAVIGCGIFGSIHAEAYSQHPVSELLWVCDIDEKKAKALGEKFSCKWTTKPEDIADDVNVKVVSVATPDFAHYEPAMLMLSKGKNVLVEKPMATSTREAEEMAKEAERKGIFLMVDFHNRFNPPFNEAKKAIEDGRIGKPLMAYARLSNSLYVPLKMLSWSGKSGPHWFLMPHIVDLTLWYFNRKPKSVYARGHKGILSSQGIDTYDCIQAIISFDEGFATLESSWILPDSAPSIVDFKFQVIGKNGKMEMEGTRQGIEIASEKFAYPFVNDKRELYGEIWGFVYIPIWYFLNCVAKGEKPKITPEEGVMVTKVIEAIENSLNMGKEVDIT, via the coding sequence ATGAAGGGAAAAGTTGGAACAGCTGTAATAGGCTGTGGCATCTTCGGCTCCATTCATGCTGAGGCTTACAGCCAACATCCTGTTAGCGAGTTGCTTTGGGTCTGCGATATAGATGAAAAGAAGGCTAAGGCTTTAGGAGAAAAGTTTTCCTGTAAATGGACAACGAAGCCGGAGGATATCGCGGACGATGTGAATGTTAAGGTAGTCAGCGTTGCCACCCCGGATTTTGCCCACTACGAGCCTGCTATGTTGATGCTCTCTAAAGGGAAAAATGTTTTGGTGGAGAAACCTATGGCTACCTCCACGAGGGAAGCGGAGGAAATGGCTAAGGAAGCGGAAAGAAAAGGCATCTTCTTGATGGTTGATTTCCATAATCGTTTCAACCCTCCCTTCAACGAAGCCAAGAAGGCTATTGAGGATGGAAGAATCGGTAAACCTCTGATGGCTTACGCCCGCCTCTCCAATTCCCTATATGTCCCATTAAAGATGCTCTCCTGGAGCGGAAAGAGCGGTCCACATTGGTTCCTTATGCCCCATATAGTTGACTTGACCCTCTGGTATTTCAATCGGAAGCCGAAGAGCGTATATGCCAGGGGACATAAAGGAATTCTCTCCTCCCAGGGCATTGATACCTATGATTGCATTCAGGCGATAATCTCCTTTGATGAGGGATTTGCCACTCTGGAATCATCCTGGATACTTCCCGATTCCGCTCCCTCAATAGTTGATTTCAAGTTTCAAGTTATAGGGAAAAATGGGAAAATGGAAATGGAAGGGACAAGGCAGGGGATTGAGATAGCGAGCGAGAAGTTCGCTTATCCATTCGTCAATGATAAGAGAGAGCTCTATGGTGAGATATGGGGGTTCGTTTATATTCCCATCTGGTATTTCCTTAATTGCGTAGCTAAAGGGGAGAAGCCAAAGATAACGCCTGAGGAAGGCGTAATGGTTACCAAAGTGATTGAAGCGATTGAGAATTCCCTGAATATGGGAAAGGAGGTGGATATCACATAA